A genomic region of Metopolophium dirhodum isolate CAU chromosome 1, ASM1992520v1, whole genome shotgun sequence contains the following coding sequences:
- the LOC132935911 gene encoding uncharacterized protein LOC132935911 codes for MLKHVHRAKCADTLSIVSTASSFNHEPMSSRCSSISSLNISNPVDTIKVYTKCLRADLEYKTLGLAYTTTCSEVISILLNKYRMRHRDPNLFFMTMEINLRKIGLRTVFVLDNESCPAVLQSCHPRGESRFCLQSKKGGLVKVYDGELMPGSKYKSLLISERTTVDELIKILLNCYNSKEQVEQFSLYELSKFEEYQRKLHHDDMPLNVQCCWPSNSDYIFIIKRNPNYKSKQVQTIWTDHHQEKEEPSTNEYENFIYI; via the exons ATGTTAAAACACGTGCACCGAGCAAAATGTGCCGACACACTTAGCATTGTGTCCACAGCAAGTTCTTTCAACCATGAGCCTATGTCTAGTAGATGTTCAAGCATATCGTCGTTGAACATTTCAAATCCAGTT gatacGATCAAAGTGTACACAAAGTGTTTGCGTGCCGACCTCGAGTACAAAACACTCGGGCTGGCTTATACGACGACTTGCAGTGAAGTGATATCCATTCTGCTCAACAAATACCGAATGCGTCACAGGGACCCGAATTTGTTTTTCATGACCATGGAGATAAACCTCAGGAAAATCG GACTCAGAACTGTATTCGTCCTGGACAACGAATCGTGTCCTGCCGTGTTGCAGTCATGCCATCCCAGAGGAGAATCGAG GTTTTGCTTGCAATCTAAAAAAGGTGGACTAGTGAAAGTGTACGACGGCGAACTGATGCCAGGG tCCAAGTATAAAAGCTTATTGATTTCTGAACGCACGACTGTCGACGAGCTGATCAAAATATTGCTCAACTGTTATAATAGCAAAGAGCAAGTTGAACAGTTTTCTTTGTACGAG TTATCGAAATTCGAAGAATACCAACGCAAACTCCACCACGATGACATGCCATTGAACGTGCAATGCTGTTGGCCCTCCAATAGCGACTACATTTTCATCATTAAAAGGAATCCGAATTATAAGTCAAAACAA GTGCAGACAATTTGGACTGACCACCATCAAGAAAAAGAAGAACCTTCAACAAACGAATacgaaaattttatttatatataa